Genomic window (Paenibacillus sp. 37):
GGAGTGCATCGCTTGATTGTAAAAGACGAGCAGTCTCATCACCTTGGTTATGAAGGAGCACATTTCTACAAGATTAATGGGAAATATGTTGTATTCCTGATTCATATAACGAAAGCTACCGGACGGAGAACGCAGGCGTGTTATACGGCAGACTCTCTGGAAGATGTCTTCACTGGCGGAGAAGTATTTAATGACGATATGGATTATTTCAATTCAGGTGTGGCTCAGGGTGGCATCGTGGATACACCGAATGGGGACTGGTATGCAATGCTGTTTCAGGATCATGGGGCTGTAGGCCGGATTCCTGTTTTGGTTCCGCTCCATTTTGATCAAGGTATTCCGGTATTTGCAAGCAAAGCTCCAAAACAGATTCATATTCCGAGCACGAGACCAGAGCACCGTTATAACCCGTTAGTAGGTAGCGACAGTTTCAATTATGCAGCTGAAGAAGATGGAAGAATACGCCTCCGCGATTTTTGGCAGTGGAATCATACACCTAATCATGAACTTTGGTCCGTCACAGAGAAACGAGGAGTTTATCGTGTTCGAACTGGACAGATCAGCCCAAATCTGACGTTTGCGGTAAATACTCTAACCCAGCGTTCCATGGGGCCCGCTTGCGAAGCAATAGTTATGCTTGACGGCAGTCGTCTGAATGATGGGGATTATGCTGGGTTGTGCTTTCTGATTGGTTCATACGGTATGATCGCTCTTACGAAGCAGGATAGCAAGTTTTACTTGGTCATGCATGCTAGAAATAGTGAGGACTCAACCATATTTGGTAATCTTATTGACCAGGAGCCAGCCACTGAACATGAACGTATCCCGGTATCAGATCCAGTCGTTAAACTGAAAGCATTCGGAAATTTTGAGAATAATCTGGATGAATGCTCTTTTGCCTATTTCGATGGGGTGGAATGGAGAGATATCGGGATTATCCATAAAATGGTATATAAACTTGATCATTTTATGGGTTGCCGAACGGGGTTGTTTGCATATTCAACTCAAATGGTTGGCGGAACAGCTGACTTTTCGAATTTTGAATATCGTGTGATTAATCCTGATGAGAAACAATGAAATATGTAAAAGCCGCCCAACGGCGGCTTTTCGTATTCAATGATTACAAGTTGTTGTACAATGATATGGATTCATAATGGACAGAGAGAAGACAGTTGTTTAAACCGAACTGGGGGCATGTCGTCATGTATAAGAGATGTCTGGACATAACAAAATGGACTTTTATTCTGTTCCTAGCTGTGTCGATACCAGCAGGTCATACCGAAGGAAATTCCAAACAACCTCATCCGCAGCCAGATGGGCAACAGATGAAACTTCCCGCTACGTTTGAGAGGTATTCTCCTCCTATTGTGGTCTCTTTTGTCAGGGAAACCGGAGATGACCTCGAGCGCATGATTAGCCAGTTGCCTGGTGAGACGATGCTGGATAATCGCTGGACTCGTTTGTACGAGAAAGAGTTAGGTATTCAAATTCACTATGACTGGATTGCTAATGGAGATGTATACAATCAGAAGCTGGGTGTATCTCTTGCTGCAGGACGTTTCCCGGATGTGGTAAAAGTAAATCCATATCAACTTAGACAACTGAGTAACGCTGGAATGATCGAAGATTTAACCCATGTGTACCAAGAGCATGCTTCACCACTTACGAAGAGCATATTAGAGGCAGAGGGCAGAGGAGCGTTTGATGCGGCAACCATAGACGGCCAACTCATGGCTATTCCTGAATCCTCTTCCTCCATTGAGACTGCGCAGTACCTGTGGATTAGAACCGATTGGTTGGAGAATCTGGGACTACGGCCGCCTGAAACGATGGAAGAGCTTCTTCAAGTTTCGAAAGCGTTTACAGATGGAGACCCCGACGGGAATGGAGAGCAGGATACGTACGGACTTGCGCTAACCAACCATTTATGGGATCCAGTTATGGGAGCTGCGGGATTGATTTCTGGCTACGGTGCCTACCCTAATATATGGGTTAAAGATGCAGAAGGAAATCTCACTTATGGAGGTATACAGCCTGAAGTTCGCGAGGCTCTGAAAGCACTGCAAACATTGTATCGTGAAGGCCAACTTGACCCGGATTTCGGCTATAAAAGTGGAAGCAAGGCGTTTCGTCTGGTTAAGGACGGAAAAATAGGGATGCTCTACGGAGAACAGTGGACACCCTTTATGCTCCAGACCACCCGTGACACAGATACAGATGTAGAATGGCAGGCATACCCCATTGTTGCCAAGTCAGACCGGAGTCTGTTCGTACCGCTACGTTCCAATACCGGGCAATACTTTGCTGTAAAAAAGGGATTCGCTCATCCGGAGGTGGTTGTAAAGCTGATGAATCTGCATCTGGACATCAACTGGGGCGATCAGGCACAGTACGAAACATACTATAATGACGACTCCCGAGCTGTATGGATGCTTTCACCGGTGACTCCATTTCCCGGTAATAAAAACATAGATGCATACAAACAAATTCGTGATGCCAGAAGCACAGGAGACTTCTCGGCTCTGGAGAATGAAGCTCTCGCCATTCACAAGCGCATTGTGGCCTATGAATTGGAAGATGTAGAGAGCGGCTGGGGCTGGAAACAAACCTATGGTCCTTCGGGTGCTTTTAGCATTGCAGATGCGTACGAGAAGAACGGTCAACTTCTCTATGATGAGTTCACTGGCGGCATTACAGACACCATGGTTGATCGACAAATTATTCTTCGAGATCTTCAGCTTGAAGCCTATATGAACATTATTCTAGGCAGGCCGATAGAAGAGTTTGATCAATTCGTAGAGAATTGGCGCAAGCTGGGGGGAGATCAGATCACATCGGAAGTTAACGCGTGGTTTCGCACCAGCAAGCCAAAGGAGCACTAATGTTCACTTTATTCATACAAGGAACCCACTCAGCCTTTGGCATTGGAGGTGAATGCATTGATCAAGATCCCTGCTAAATCATGGTTTAACAGTATATTTGCGCGATTAATAATCACCTATCTGGTATTTGTGCTCCCCCTGATTCTCCTTGGAGTGTATCTGTATCATTGGAGTTATGACAATGCAAGCCAGGAAATATCATTGTCAACAGAGAGACGGTTGAACCAATATGTCTTGGAATTGAACAGAGAGATGGAATGGATGGAATTACAGCAGTTTGATATCGTTGAGGATCGCAAATTGAATCGTCTGGCTATTCTCTGGGATATGATGGATCAGGTTGAGCGACGGGATACATTAAATTATCTGACTGAACGACTCGCTTCATTCAAGAATAGCACGGCTTATATCAAAAACGTATATGTACATATCCCTTCAGTTGGCAAAAGTATATCCGCGATCCAAGGTATCGATGATTTTGATAAAAGTTCATATGTATACTTCAGTTCAGGCATGCAAGGAAAAGGTACACGTTTCACGGTGAAAGAGGACACCCTGAACCACAGTGCCGTCAGACTGACGGGTACCAGAGGAGAGCCCCCGCTTTTTGTCATTCAAGTGGAGCTGAATACTGATCATTTTCAAAATGAACTTACACGACTTAATTTGTACCCGGAGAGTTCAACTTTCCTGATTGAGGACGTCACGGGGCATGCCATCACAGATAACCATCAAGCAAGTGTTATTCTCGCAAATTATCGTGAGAACAGTGTGAAAGGTACACTTGATGGCTTTCGGATGAAGGTGGGGGACACCATGTATCATGTTAGTCAGTTGCATATGGATTCTCTGGGCTTATCCGTAGCTACATATCTACCCGAGGCCATTGTCACCAAACCGCTTAGCAAGTTCTATCATTGGGCTTGGCTGTTTGCAATTACATCATTTGTTGCCATCACGGCGTATCTCTATTCAAGTTACAAGTTGATTCATATCCCGTTACTGTTGTTGGTGAAAAGATTCAAAAAAATGGAGGGAGGCATGCTTGATGTCCCCATTGCACATAACCGAAAGGATGAATTCGGCTTCCTCTACACCCGTTTTAATCTAATGATTGAAAATCTTCAATCCCTTATCGATCGAGATTTTAAGAAAACACTGATGATGCAACGGGCCGAGTTGAAACAGCTCCAATCGCAAATTAATCCTCATTTTCTGTATAATAGCTTCTTTATTCTGAATTCACTGGCAAGGACAGGAGAAACCGAACGTATTGAGCAATTCACGAACATGCTTGGAGAGTATTTCAGGTTCATTACCCGGAATGAAACAGATCATGTGAAGTTGAAGGTGGAAGTTGAGCATTCACGAATCTATACAGAGATTCAACAATTACGATTCTCCAGACGAATCAAAGTTGATTTTGGGTCACTACCTGCTGAGATGGAACACATCAAAGTTCCCAGACTCATTATTCAACCCATTATTGAGAATGCCTACGAGCACAGCCTTGAAAAGAATTCGGACTCCGGTCTTCTAATTATTGGGTTTAATATGGAAGAGTCATATGCCGAGATCACCATAGAGGATAATGGTAATGAGTTGGAAGAGCAACACATTCAATCTCTTCAACAACGCTTGCATAAGGACGGAGGTACAGACGAAATGACCGCGTTAATAAATATTCATCGACGTCTGGTCCTGACGTATGGAGAAGGAAGTGGCCTTTTCCTAACCAGAAGTGAACTGCAAGGGTTAAAAGTCACAATTCGAATCCAGTGGAAAGAGGGGGAAAACGAATGTATCGACTTTTGATTGTAGATGACGAGGAGATTATTACGGATAGTCTCTATGAAACGTTCGCCAGACATATACCCGACCAGCTTGATGTATGTAAAGCCTACTCTGCAACAGAAGCATTGTCCTGGATGCAACGGTCGAGAATTGACATTGTTCTAACGGACATCCGTATGCCGGGCATGAGTGGGTTGGAACTGACAGAGCGGATTCAAGCCAGTTGGCCGAATTGTCGCGTCATTTTTCTGACAGGACATAGCGATTTTGATTATGCATATCAAGCTTTTCAGATGGCTAATGTGCGTTACTTGCTCAAAACGGAAGGTTATGACAAGGTGATGTCAGTTGTAGAAGATGTGATGGAAGAGATCCGTCGAAGTTACAGCATGATTGAGTTGTTGGAACATTCTCATAAAGTCAATTCGCAGCTTGCACTGATTCAGCAAAAAGAGTATTTACGGAAGTTACTTCAAGACTGTACAGCGGTTATAGATTCTACCATGGATATGCAGGACGAATTATCCAAACGAGATATAAGATTACAGATCAACTCGCCTGTTTATCTCATACTGGGTCGGTTCAATAATCTGCCAGAAAAAGGTTCGGACCTCACACAAGTCCAGGAATCTGTTCGCATTATCGGCTCTTCTCTGATGAATGAGCGTACAGTGTGTGCAAGTGTAACGGACCATTATGGGGATACGATCTGGCTGCTTCAGCCGAAGCAGGAGGAAGAGATGACTAATGATAAACTTGTGCGATTTCTAGAAGGTACGCTGGAACTGGTACAGGAAGCATGCATGGTCTCACTCGGCGTATCCATTGCTTTTTCATTAAGTAGTCGAAGCTGTAATTGGTCCGAATTAACCAAACAATATGAACGTCTGAGATTACTCCAGTGGATGAAAATTGGGGATGGTGTATCCATGGTACTCACGGATCATCGTAATGATCTCTCATCTGATGTACCCAAAGAATCCATGCGGATCTCAAACCGGATCGAGATTATGTCAGGATATTTGGAAACGGGAAGAATTCAGCCATTTTACGATATATTTGAGGAGCTTGCAGGAGAACTGCTGCAACAGGAAATTACGATGGAACGTGCCATGGAGACATACTACAATCTGGCCTTATTATTGCATTCAACGATCAATCGTTGGGGTCTTCAACAGAAAATCCCGGATCAACGAAGCTTGCTGCACTTAGGGGAGTATACATGCATGAAGGATGCAGTACAATTTCTATATCGTGCTGCCGATGAACTAGTACGCTACAAAAGATCAAATGAACAGGAACGCGCTAACGTTGTCATTCATTCCTTATGCAGTTACGTCAAGGAGAACCTTGAGAAAGATCTTTCTCTGGTGAGACTGGCAGAACTTCATCATTTTAATCCATCCTATCTGTCCCGATTCTTTAAGCAGGAAATGGGAATAAACGTGTCAGAGTTTATTGACGACTGCCGAATACGGAAAGCCAAAGAAATGCTTCAGAACACAAATCTTATGGTGCGTGAGGTCGCACTTCAAGTGGGGTACGAGGCTGCCCATTCATTTACCCGACTTTTTAAGAAAATAACGGGAATGACTCCCCAAGAATACCGGGAATCCCTTTTGGTACGTTAATGGTGAATACTCTGGAATTGACCAAACCCAAACAACTACAAAAAAACGCAGGAAGAAGAATACATCCTGCGTTTTTTTGTAGTTATTATCTAATCGATACACAAACCGATTCGGCAATCCACCTTTAGGCCGTGTGGATTTTTTGTCTTCTATAAGCATTGGGACTTGATCCGGCATACGCTTTGAACTTTTTATAGAACCAATCAATATCCTTATAGCCTACCTCAATAGCAATCTCATATATTCGCAGATTCGTGGAAGACAACAACTGCTGTGCCTTTTCCATACGTTGCTGGAGCATATAATCATTGAAAGACATTTTCTCTTCCAGCTTGAACTTCTGTCCGAGGTACGCACAGTTAAAATGAAGCATGTCAGAGATCTTCTTCAGCGTGATTTCATCACTCAGATGATCCCGTACATAGGCCTTGACGATACGAATAACATGACTGGAGTGCATGGGTTTACCGTTCATTTGAACAGGTGTTTTGAAGAACGACGACGTTTTGTGTGCCGGGTCGGTTTCAAGATGGGATCTAAGTCCATGCAGACTGTTAAGTAAAGAAGAAGGACTAACTGGATACGGGAGATAATCATTTACCTGATACGTCAGGGCTTTGCGTACGAACCTGAAGTGATCTCTTCCACCCATCAGGAGGATAGGTATCTGACTTTTTTTTCGAATGTCGTTGCATAACCAGAGCCCCGCGGTATCAAACCTCTCTGTATGTACCATAACAAGGGAAAAGTCTCGTTCTGACAATGCGGTCAAAGCCTCGGCCGATGAGAACACACAATTTGCGATAGTATATTGAGCTTTGCTCCGTAGCAACATCTGTTGCAACTCCCCGCACAAACGACGGCTGAAATCCACAAGTAAAATATCATACATGAAGCAATACCTCACCTTCTGCTGAATTGTAATGCGCTAGATTAACTGAAATTTGACTTAATTTCATTATGGTAATAAAAGAAAGCGCATACAATGTGCATATTTTTGTAGACAGTGCATTTCTTTACCAATTAAAACCTATAATGCACTTTGCTCGTGCAAAATTACGCGAATCTATATTCAGCCCGGGTAAACATCTGTATTTCGGCAGGTTGTTTGCGCTTTCATTTGAACGATACACTGTGATAGCAAACGACAATCAGGGGGGAAGACGATGAGAAAAAACAAGTTCATGCTACTGAGCCTGGTATTTGCGGTCTTGTTGGTGATTGCTGCGTGCAGTTCTGCACCTACCGCTCAACCTGAGCCGGAAAAGACAACACAGGAGGAACAAAAACCCGCGGAAACCGAGCCAAAGAATGAAAACTCCACGCCAGAAATGGACTTTGACATGGGTGGCAGAACCATCAAGGTTGTTGCTTGGTGGGACATGGAAATACAGGGGAACAACCCGGACAACATTCAACGCCTTGAGAATCTCGAAGCGCTGAAGAAAAAACACAACTTTAATATTGAATATGTTTCCATCGATTTCGGTGAATATCAGGAAAAAGTAGTTGCTTCCCTGATGGCTGGTGAACCGCTTGGCGATCTGGTGAGACTGGGCAAAAACTATGCCATTCCGGCATTGACCAAACAGGATCTGTTATGGCCGGTGGATGATTATATTAAAAACGACAAGGTATTCAACCAGAAAACAACCAAGGAATACATGCAGTATGAAGGCAAAGGTTACGGCTTTACCGAGGACCAGTCCTCGTTTATCAACGGAATTTTCTATAATCGCACACTCATGCAAGAGCTCGGCTTGAAGCCACTTCAGGAGTATGTGGATGCCGATGAATGGAACTGGGATACGTTCATCAGCGTTGCCAAGCAAGCGAACAAGGATCGAAACAATGATGGCAAGCTGGACACTTGGGGACTCGCGCAAACGGGCTTGCTGGAACCGATTCTGTATTCCAACGAGGCTTCTCTGACCAAAGAGGATAAGCAGAACCTGGAAGATCCAAAAACGAAAGAAGCGTTGAACTTCCTGTCCAAACTGGCTACCGAGAAGGTCGGCAGAGCTTCTGAGGGCGGCGATTGGACAGAGCCATCCACGTTCTTCCGTCAAGGCAACACCTTGATGTATTCAGGTGCCATGTACGAAGTCGAAGGTATTATGACGGATATGCAGGACTACGATATTGGTTTTGTACCGTTTCCAAAAGGTCCAAGTGCAACAGCGTATCACTCCGGTGAGTCACGTTACCAAGCTATAACGATTCCAAAAGCGGTAGAGAATCCGGAACAACTGATGTACATCTGGGAGAAAATTAATGAGATCGAATCGATCTATGAATACCCGGGACAATCCACACTGGAGACACATCTGACCGATGAAGCAGATATCAACAATGCCAGAGAGGTAGCGGAAGGTATGTTGGTTCTCGACCATAACACATTCCCGTCCTTGCCGTTCTGGGATTTTGATGGGGAACTCAAAGAAGGGGTATCCGTATCTACGCTGATCGAGAAATACAAGGCTCCTTTCCAGGCTGCGATTGATGAGGTTTACAAATAGGTATCACGTTACACGGGCAGAACGCACCAGTGAAGGTGCGGTCTGTCCGGGTTAGTCAATCGTTCAGTTCTCTCAACGCTTACAGGAAAGGGGATACAATCAAACATGCGGTCACGTAAGAAAAAGGGACTAATCCTGGTGCTTGTCCTGGCCTTGGTGCTCTCCATATGGACACTATATCCATCGCGGGATCGTAATCCGGGAACGGTACATGCGCTTGAGGACTTTGAGGCGGTATCGGGAACCGAGGATTCATTCAGTTATGAGCATTATCTGACTGCTCATGACAATACGGCCAAACCGGATGAAATCGTACGCATCGAAGGCGAATCTTATGTTCAGGCAGAGGATGGGGAATTTGAGGTTGTGCAAGGGTACGCCGGATTAGACGAAAATGCCGTAATTACGCCGGAAACTGGAACCATTCGCTGGGATGTTCCCGTTCAAGTGAGCGGTTTGTACAACATTCGCATTCACTATTATCCCGTAGAAGGCAAAAGCTCCGGGATCGAACGCAAGCTTGAGCTTAATGGTAAGGTTCCCTTCAGAGGGGCCGATATTCTTTTGTTTGACAGGGTATGGGGGAATCGCGAGGATAACGTCCGGCAGGACGATCGTGGCAATGAGCTTAGACCAAGACAAGTGGAGCAGCCCGAATGGCAACTGACTTCCTTCAAGGACAGTGCAGGGTACTTCGAGGAACCGTTTCAGTTTTATTTTGAAAAAGGCAGTCAGAAGTTATCGCTCACTTCATTAAGAGAAAGCATGGCGATCGATTATATCGAGCTGTACCAAGAAAGCGAAGTTCCTTCCTATGCAGAGCTGGAGCAGACCTATGCCTCACTCGGCTTGAAACAATCGGCTCCTGTCATGTTGAAAGTTCAGGGGGAGGAAGCTGTTAGCAAATCATCTCCTACACTTGCACCAATCTCAGACCGATCAAGTCCTTCACTCGAGCCTTATAATGTATCGAAAATTCGGATGAACGCCATCGGGGGCATTAACTGGAAACTGCCGGGCGAATGGATTGAATGGGAAATTGACGTGCCGGAAGACGGACTATATCAACTGGCGCTTAAGGTGAAGCAGGATCAATTGCGTGGCATCTATGCCACCCGCAGTCTGACGATTAACGGTGAAGTGCCGTTTAAGGAAATGAAACGCATTCGATTTAATTACAGCCCGGCTTGGCAAACTCAGGTGTTGGGTTCGGGAGAGGATAAGCCATATCAGTTTCATCTTGAAAAAGGAAAACACCGAATTCGAATGACGGTTACACTTGGCGACATCGCTCCGCTGCTGCGGACCGTGGAATCCAGCGTGCTGGAACTGAATGAGATGTATCGCAAAATATTAATGATCACCTCCAACAGTCCGGACCCACTGCGGGATTACCAACTGGAACGGCGTATCCCGGAGATGACGGAGGTGTTTGAACGACAAGCTGACACCTTGCGCTCCGTTGCAGATTACCTGGAAAAGGCCACAGGTGAGCAAAGTGACAAAGTGGCCGTACTGCACGCCATGGTATTGCAGCTTGAAGATATGGCCGCCAGACCAGAGACGGTTCCCAAACGGCTGGATACGTTCAAAATTAACGTAGGTGGTCTCGGCACATGGATTCTATCGGTACGTGAACAGCCGATTACGTTGGATTACCTTGTCGTATCTCCGCCGGGTGAATCGCTGCCAAAAGCGGAAGCGAGCACCGTCCAGCAGGTGAAGCACGAACTGGGCGCATATGTTGCCTCGTATACCGAAGATTACGACAGCATTGGTAACGTGGAACAAAAGAAGGATGCCATCACCGTATGGATCACGACCGGACGAGATCAGGCCCAAGTACTGAAAGGCATGATCGACGATTCGTTTACCCCGGATACGGATGTGTCCGTGCAGTTACGTCTCGTTCCGCCTAATATTTTGCTGCCCGCAACACTCTCGGGGGAAGGACCGGATGTTGCCATGCAGATGGGCGAAGACATTCCGGTGAACTATGCGATGAGGAATGCAACGGCGGATCTAAGCCAGTTCCCCGATTTCGAGGAAATTTCGGGCAGGTTCCGTGAAAGCGGATTGACGCCTTACCGCTACAACGACGGGGTATATGCCCTTCCGGAGCAGCAGCATTTTCCAATGCTCTTTTACCGCAAAGATATTCTGAATGAACTGGGCCTCGAACCACCGAAAACGTGGCAGGACGTATATAACGCCATCGCCGTGCTGCAGAAGCATAACATGGAGTTTTATCTGCCGATTGAGGATACGCTGAACAATGCCAACCTGGTTCCCAATTCAACCTTTGCGATGTTGTTATATCAGAATGACGGAACGTTCTACACCGAAGACCAGAAGAAAAGTGCACTGGATTCGGAGATTTCAATGGACGCGTTCAAACGCTGGACGCAATTTTATACCAATTACAAGTTTCCGCTCAAAGCCGATTTTCCGAACCGCTTCCGTACCGGGGAAATGCCGATCGGAATTGCTGATTACACCACGTATAACATGCTGACGGTTATGGCTCCGGAAATCCGCAATCTCTGGGACTTTACGATTGTTCCAGGTACACAGCTTCCGGATGGGTCCATACGGCATGAAGTGGCCAGCGCTACGAGCGCGGTGATGATGCTCGAAAATGCCGACAACAAGGAAGCGGCGTGGAAGTTCATGAAATGGTGGACTGCTGAGCAGACCCAGATTGAATACGGGAGAGAAATGGAAGGTCTTATGGGAGCGGCTGCCCGTTACCCGACGGCCAATATCGAAGCCTTGAAGCAATTGCCTTGGCCTGTGAAGGATTATCAAAATCTCGAGAAACAATGGGAATGGGTACAGGGAATCCCGCAGCTTCCTGGAGGTTATTTCACGGGACGACATCTGGACAACGCCTTCCGCAAAGTGGTCAATGCAAATGAAAATCCGCGTGAAGCCTTATCAGACTATGTATTGTACATTGATGATGAAATAGAGTTGAAACGCAAAGAATTTAATCTGAAATAGAGGAAAGGGAGGGTAACGGTTGCAAGCTAAAACTACCAAGACAGCCGCCGCTCCTGCCGTCCATACCCGCCAGGTCGGCTGGTGGTCCCTATTGAAGCGGGATCTGTATCTTAGCAGGCATTATTATGTATTGATGGCACCGTTTATGCTGATTTTTTTCATGTTTACTGTCATTCCGGTCGGCATTTCACTCGGGCTCAGCTTTTTTCATTTCAATATGCTGGAGCTGCCGCGATTTGTCGGCTGGCAGAACTATTCCCGGCTTTTCCTGAACGATGACGTATTTCTGATCGCGCTCAAAAACACGCTGCTTTTTGCCGTAATTACAGGCCCTCTCAGTTATATTGCCTGCTTTTTGTTTGCGTGGATCATCAATGAGCTGTCTCCTAAAATTCGAGCGGTCATGACGCTGGTTTTCTATGCCCCATCCATATCGGGCAACGTCTTTTTCATCTGGCTGATCATCTTCTCGGGTGACAGCTACGGGTATATGAACGGATTTCTGATGCGCCTTGGCGTCGTACTGGAACCGATCCAATGGCTCGCAGACGAGAAGTATGTACTGGCAATCGTCATTATTGTACAGCTGTGGCTGAGCCTGGGAACCAGCTTCCTGGCCTTTATTGCAGGACTGCAAACCATTGATCGTTCTCTGGTTGAAGCAGGAACCGTAGACGGGATCAAAAACCGCTGGCAGGAGCTCTGGTACATCACCTTGCCTTCGATGAGACCGCAGCTGATGTTTGGTGCGGTAATGCAGATTACTGCTTCCTTCGCCGTAGCTGAGATCTCCATCGCA
Coding sequences:
- a CDS encoding ABC transporter substrate-binding protein — encoded protein: MRKNKFMLLSLVFAVLLVIAACSSAPTAQPEPEKTTQEEQKPAETEPKNENSTPEMDFDMGGRTIKVVAWWDMEIQGNNPDNIQRLENLEALKKKHNFNIEYVSIDFGEYQEKVVASLMAGEPLGDLVRLGKNYAIPALTKQDLLWPVDDYIKNDKVFNQKTTKEYMQYEGKGYGFTEDQSSFINGIFYNRTLMQELGLKPLQEYVDADEWNWDTFISVAKQANKDRNNDGKLDTWGLAQTGLLEPILYSNEASLTKEDKQNLEDPKTKEALNFLSKLATEKVGRASEGGDWTEPSTFFRQGNTLMYSGAMYEVEGIMTDMQDYDIGFVPFPKGPSATAYHSGESRYQAITIPKAVENPEQLMYIWEKINEIESIYEYPGQSTLETHLTDEADINNAREVAEGMLVLDHNTFPSLPFWDFDGELKEGVSVSTLIEKYKAPFQAAIDEVYK
- a CDS encoding extracellular solute-binding protein, which encodes MYKRCLDITKWTFILFLAVSIPAGHTEGNSKQPHPQPDGQQMKLPATFERYSPPIVVSFVRETGDDLERMISQLPGETMLDNRWTRLYEKELGIQIHYDWIANGDVYNQKLGVSLAAGRFPDVVKVNPYQLRQLSNAGMIEDLTHVYQEHASPLTKSILEAEGRGAFDAATIDGQLMAIPESSSSIETAQYLWIRTDWLENLGLRPPETMEELLQVSKAFTDGDPDGNGEQDTYGLALTNHLWDPVMGAAGLISGYGAYPNIWVKDAEGNLTYGGIQPEVREALKALQTLYREGQLDPDFGYKSGSKAFRLVKDGKIGMLYGEQWTPFMLQTTRDTDTDVEWQAYPIVAKSDRSLFVPLRSNTGQYFAVKKGFAHPEVVVKLMNLHLDINWGDQAQYETYYNDDSRAVWMLSPVTPFPGNKNIDAYKQIRDARSTGDFSALENEALAIHKRIVAYELEDVESGWGWKQTYGPSGAFSIADAYEKNGQLLYDEFTGGITDTMVDRQIILRDLQLEAYMNIILGRPIEEFDQFVENWRKLGGDQITSEVNAWFRTSKPKEH
- a CDS encoding response regulator — its product is MYRLLIVDDEEIITDSLYETFARHIPDQLDVCKAYSATEALSWMQRSRIDIVLTDIRMPGMSGLELTERIQASWPNCRVIFLTGHSDFDYAYQAFQMANVRYLLKTEGYDKVMSVVEDVMEEIRRSYSMIELLEHSHKVNSQLALIQQKEYLRKLLQDCTAVIDSTMDMQDELSKRDIRLQINSPVYLILGRFNNLPEKGSDLTQVQESVRIIGSSLMNERTVCASVTDHYGDTIWLLQPKQEEEMTNDKLVRFLEGTLELVQEACMVSLGVSIAFSLSSRSCNWSELTKQYERLRLLQWMKIGDGVSMVLTDHRNDLSSDVPKESMRISNRIEIMSGYLETGRIQPFYDIFEELAGELLQQEITMERAMETYYNLALLLHSTINRWGLQQKIPDQRSLLHLGEYTCMKDAVQFLYRAADELVRYKRSNEQERANVVIHSLCSYVKENLEKDLSLVRLAELHHFNPSYLSRFFKQEMGINVSEFIDDCRIRKAKEMLQNTNLMVREVALQVGYEAAHSFTRLFKKITGMTPQEYRESLLVR
- a CDS encoding glycoside hydrolase 43 family protein gives rise to the protein MYPNPIIWADYPDLDVIRVEDTYYMVSTTMHMMPGCVILRSYDLIHWEVATYVYDTLDDTPAQRLVDGQHIYSKGMWAASLRYHQGMFYVIFVANDTRKTYLYTSPTISGVWKKQVVEGFYHDCSLFFDDDERAYLVYGNTEIYLTELSSDLSGPKPGGVHRLIVKDEQSHHLGYEGAHFYKINGKYVVFLIHITKATGRRTQACYTADSLEDVFTGGEVFNDDMDYFNSGVAQGGIVDTPNGDWYAMLFQDHGAVGRIPVLVPLHFDQGIPVFASKAPKQIHIPSTRPEHRYNPLVGSDSFNYAAEEDGRIRLRDFWQWNHTPNHELWSVTEKRGVYRVRTGQISPNLTFAVNTLTQRSMGPACEAIVMLDGSRLNDGDYAGLCFLIGSYGMIALTKQDSKFYLVMHARNSEDSTIFGNLIDQEPATEHERIPVSDPVVKLKAFGNFENNLDECSFAYFDGVEWRDIGIIHKMVYKLDHFMGCRTGLFAYSTQMVGGTADFSNFEYRVINPDEKQ
- a CDS encoding sensor histidine kinase — encoded protein: MNALIKIPAKSWFNSIFARLIITYLVFVLPLILLGVYLYHWSYDNASQEISLSTERRLNQYVLELNREMEWMELQQFDIVEDRKLNRLAILWDMMDQVERRDTLNYLTERLASFKNSTAYIKNVYVHIPSVGKSISAIQGIDDFDKSSYVYFSSGMQGKGTRFTVKEDTLNHSAVRLTGTRGEPPLFVIQVELNTDHFQNELTRLNLYPESSTFLIEDVTGHAITDNHQASVILANYRENSVKGTLDGFRMKVGDTMYHVSQLHMDSLGLSVATYLPEAIVTKPLSKFYHWAWLFAITSFVAITAYLYSSYKLIHIPLLLLVKRFKKMEGGMLDVPIAHNRKDEFGFLYTRFNLMIENLQSLIDRDFKKTLMMQRAELKQLQSQINPHFLYNSFFILNSLARTGETERIEQFTNMLGEYFRFITRNETDHVKLKVEVEHSRIYTEIQQLRFSRRIKVDFGSLPAEMEHIKVPRLIIQPIIENAYEHSLEKNSDSGLLIIGFNMEESYAEITIEDNGNELEEQHIQSLQQRLHKDGGTDEMTALINIHRRLVLTYGEGSGLFLTRSELQGLKVTIRIQWKEGENECIDF
- a CDS encoding helix-turn-helix domain-containing protein; protein product: MYDILLVDFSRRLCGELQQMLLRSKAQYTIANCVFSSAEALTALSERDFSLVMVHTERFDTAGLWLCNDIRKKSQIPILLMGGRDHFRFVRKALTYQVNDYLPYPVSPSSLLNSLHGLRSHLETDPAHKTSSFFKTPVQMNGKPMHSSHVIRIVKAYVRDHLSDEITLKKISDMLHFNCAYLGQKFKLEEKMSFNDYMLQQRMEKAQQLLSSTNLRIYEIAIEVGYKDIDWFYKKFKAYAGSSPNAYRRQKIHTA